In Streptomyces violaceusniger Tu 4113, one DNA window encodes the following:
- a CDS encoding helix-turn-helix domain-containing protein, with product MKIRWRLRMAAAQREVWTGTQLQRLLAERAGLQMSSASVSALFTKEPSQVQMSTLIALCTALECTPNELFEVDTTPVERPAAPPRPVPDLPKAASACGRSMPPL from the coding sequence ATGAAGATCCGATGGCGCCTGCGCATGGCTGCCGCCCAGCGTGAGGTCTGGACTGGTACTCAGCTGCAGCGGCTTCTGGCCGAACGGGCCGGCCTGCAGATGTCCTCCGCGTCGGTGTCCGCGCTGTTCACCAAGGAGCCCTCCCAGGTGCAGATGTCCACCCTGATCGCGTTGTGCACCGCGCTGGAATGCACTCCCAACGAGCTCTTCGAGGTCGACACGACCCCCGTCGAGCGCCCTGCCGCCCCGCCACGGCCAGTCCCTGACCTGCCCAAGGCGGCCTCCGCCTGCGGCCGTTCGATGCCGCCGCTCTGA
- a CDS encoding tyrosine-type recombinase/integrase: MELEGRPATDRFSPHALRRACATHNYERGVDLLAIQQLLGHWTVSSTMRYVRPSATFIEDAYRRAVTTTLGELTAEEGSPA, from the coding sequence ATGGAACTCGAAGGACGGCCGGCCACCGACCGGTTCAGCCCGCATGCCCTTCGGCGAGCCTGCGCGACCCACAACTACGAACGCGGCGTGGACCTCCTGGCGATCCAGCAACTCCTCGGCCACTGGACGGTCAGCTCGACCATGAGATACGTCCGGCCGTCCGCGACGTTCATCGAGGACGCCTATCGCCGCGCGGTGACCACCACACTGGGCGAACTCACTGCCGAGGAAGGCAGCCCTGCATGA
- a CDS encoding tyrosine-type recombinase/integrase, with product MTSQLRVIEGGAVLLEPVTADPWEFQAECVEAFVASWRARGFSPVTVENDIGLLERTLNALGRPAWDVTPEDIDRVVGDLALAGRAASTRREYVQIFKGFHRFLQVRKAVEIEAGFGVRLVCPVDEFNASRHVGDDSPAQLPPPTPERVAEFFDFLKARIATARKYGPAARDYAMFRTPYHAGLRSEEAPLLDRPDAHFSRGPFGQLHVRFGKGARTSGPRPRWVPMLDGLNLVLRWFLDDVRGKFPNSPVLFADESGGSLRRGTTATACGI from the coding sequence GTGACATCCCAGTTGCGGGTGATCGAGGGTGGTGCCGTCCTGCTGGAGCCGGTGACCGCCGATCCGTGGGAGTTCCAGGCCGAGTGTGTCGAGGCGTTCGTCGCCTCGTGGCGGGCCCGTGGGTTCAGCCCGGTGACGGTCGAGAACGACATCGGGCTGCTGGAACGGACGCTGAACGCGCTGGGCCGGCCCGCGTGGGACGTGACGCCGGAGGACATCGACCGCGTCGTCGGCGACCTGGCCCTCGCCGGGCGGGCGGCATCGACCCGACGCGAGTATGTGCAGATCTTCAAGGGCTTCCACCGGTTCCTGCAGGTCCGCAAGGCCGTTGAGATTGAAGCGGGATTCGGTGTCCGTCTGGTTTGCCCAGTGGACGAGTTCAACGCCTCGCGGCATGTCGGAGACGACTCCCCAGCCCAGTTGCCGCCCCCGACCCCGGAACGGGTGGCGGAGTTCTTCGACTTCCTCAAGGCCCGGATCGCCACCGCCCGGAAGTACGGACCCGCGGCCCGAGACTATGCGATGTTCCGGACCCCTTATCACGCCGGCCTGCGCTCGGAAGAAGCCCCCCTGCTGGACCGTCCCGACGCCCACTTCTCGCGGGGTCCGTTCGGACAACTCCACGTGCGATTCGGCAAAGGCGCCCGCACCTCCGGCCCCAGGCCCCGCTGGGTGCCCATGCTGGACGGCCTCAACCTCGTCCTCCGATGGTTCCTCGACGACGTGCGAGGCAAGTTCCCCAACTCGCCGGTGCTGTTCGCGGACGAGTCCGGCGGCAGCCTACGCCGTGGGACGACCGCAACCGCCTGCGGTATCTGA
- a CDS encoding TniQ family protein, with protein sequence MTTRLRALPLTPPPVHGETIGSYLNRLADANHLTIGHLSSLIGPSRQHRRVDNRVGYWTPATLSRLAVLTGRSASLLVHAMPPLGAIGDPSLRLPRSVTEEVTEPRRRPACRLCMARRHIRGLVVRSTPPHQGVCHRHHRWLLGDEQHDLTRLPEVLRANRRHQRIVRRGTPPSTDLAYADARDRALKWFASETGGPSLRQRWDRRLDVLGEDPFGDPYRASDARIELVTYPEAVVLTGLFASSHWRDHSHLPAEAARRLGIVPQKWVVIPKIRWS encoded by the coding sequence GTGACCACCCGGCTGCGGGCGCTACCGCTCACGCCGCCGCCCGTTCACGGCGAGACGATCGGCTCCTACCTGAACCGGCTCGCCGACGCCAACCACCTCACCATCGGACACCTCTCGTCCCTGATCGGCCCGTCGCGACAGCACCGCCGGGTCGACAACCGAGTCGGCTACTGGACCCCCGCCACACTGTCCCGGCTCGCCGTTCTGACCGGTCGAAGTGCGTCCTTGCTGGTCCACGCGATGCCACCGCTCGGCGCGATCGGTGACCCCAGTCTGCGACTTCCCCGCTCGGTCACCGAGGAGGTCACCGAGCCCCGACGGCGTCCCGCCTGCCGGCTCTGCATGGCCCGCCGCCACATCCGCGGCCTCGTCGTCCGCAGCACCCCACCCCACCAAGGCGTCTGCCATCGCCATCACCGCTGGCTCCTCGGGGACGAACAGCACGATCTGACGAGGCTGCCCGAAGTGCTTCGCGCCAACCGCCGGCATCAGCGGATTGTCCGCCGCGGCACACCCCCCTCCACCGACCTGGCCTACGCCGACGCACGCGACCGCGCACTCAAGTGGTTCGCGTCCGAAACCGGCGGCCCGTCGCTTCGGCAGCGGTGGGACCGCCGACTCGACGTGCTGGGCGAGGACCCCTTCGGTGATCCCTACCGCGCGTCCGACGCCCGGATCGAGCTGGTCACCTATCCCGAAGCCGTCGTACTCACCGGCCTGTTCGCCTCCTCGCACTGGCGAGACCACAGCCACCTGCCCGCCGAAGCGGCGCGGCGGCTTGGCATCGTTCCTCAGAAGTGGGTGGTGATCCCGAAGATTCGGTGGAGTTGA
- a CDS encoding nucleotidyltransferase domain-containing protein — MTAEDVFSVLTLLRRAEVDVWIGGGWGIDALIGAQTRDHRDLDLMHRQEQEAAVVAALSEAGFAESLSWRPIRFVVTAPDGREIDLHPLVFGGDGSATQASPEPERPFIYPSSCFVTGTVKGTTVPCLSAEQQVYFHQGYAPTDRDRHDMAQLHRIFGITTHF; from the coding sequence ATGACAGCTGAAGACGTGTTCTCTGTCCTGACTCTGCTGCGACGGGCAGAGGTAGATGTCTGGATCGGTGGAGGATGGGGGATCGACGCTCTGATCGGCGCACAGACCCGAGACCATCGCGACTTGGACCTGATGCATCGGCAAGAGCAGGAAGCTGCTGTGGTGGCAGCTCTCTCTGAGGCGGGTTTCGCGGAGAGCCTGAGTTGGAGGCCCATCCGATTCGTCGTCACGGCACCGGACGGCCGAGAGATCGACCTTCATCCCCTCGTCTTTGGAGGCGACGGCTCGGCGACCCAGGCGTCCCCCGAACCGGAACGTCCTTTCATCTATCCCTCCTCATGCTTCGTGACGGGCACTGTCAAGGGGACGACTGTCCCGTGTCTGTCAGCCGAGCAGCAGGTCTACTTCCATCAGGGATACGCGCCCACGGACCGCGATCGGCACGACATGGCTCAACTCCACCGAATCTTCGGGATCACCACCCACTTCTGA
- a CDS encoding dihydrofolate reductase family protein → MRKLIYGMNLTLDGYIAAAGDNIGWSGPPSDELFQWWLDHEQESGLSLYGRKLWETMSSYWPTGDQQPNATPAEIEFARNWRDTPKVVFSSTIDKVDWNTRLVTGDAIAEITRLKAEDGGPMNIGGAALAGAAMRAGLIDEYAIAAHPVLVGGGTPFFTALDSWVNLNLVETRTFPGGVVLTRYETRR, encoded by the coding sequence ATGCGGAAACTGATCTACGGCATGAACCTGACCCTGGACGGCTACATCGCCGCGGCCGGCGACAACATCGGCTGGAGCGGACCGCCGAGCGACGAGCTGTTCCAGTGGTGGCTCGACCACGAGCAGGAGAGCGGCCTGTCGCTGTATGGGCGCAAGCTGTGGGAGACGATGAGTTCCTACTGGCCGACCGGCGACCAGCAGCCCAACGCCACCCCGGCGGAGATCGAGTTCGCGCGGAACTGGCGGGACACGCCGAAGGTGGTGTTCTCCTCGACGATCGACAAGGTCGACTGGAACACCCGCCTGGTCACCGGCGACGCGATCGCCGAGATCACCCGGCTCAAGGCCGAGGACGGCGGCCCAATGAACATTGGCGGCGCAGCGCTCGCCGGGGCGGCCATGCGCGCCGGGCTGATCGACGAGTACGCGATCGCCGCCCATCCGGTCCTGGTGGGCGGCGGCACGCCGTTCTTCACCGCGCTGGACAGCTGGGTGAACCTGAACCTGGTGGAGACGCGGACGTTTCCCGGCGGCGTGGTCCTGACCAGGTACGAGACGAGGCGCTGA
- a CDS encoding Lrp/AsnC family transcriptional regulator: MPHESVDEKDLELINALQLTPRASWAQLGRALALDPVTVARRWQRLTEAGLAWVTCVVGPSLHSEFCMAYIEIECVPDRLDDTATALSAEPQVRYVHHLTGLYGLLAVAALRTPAEVSGYLRGLVGRLPGVRAYRAEMRTVGYSEPSRWRLRSLERTQQRALEADRAPSATVGGARVDAVDRELYRLLHEDGRMSYAELTERAGISEPTARRRVKRLLAHRLLRLRCEMAQSLSGWPDSAVLWASVAPQHLEATARSLTAVPDVRLCCALTGERNLLLMVWLRSLGDLPRLEATITERSRHLTIVDRAACLHTVKQMGRLLDSEGRSIGHVPPDVEVFPNI, translated from the coding sequence ATGCCGCACGAATCCGTCGACGAGAAGGATCTGGAGCTGATCAACGCGCTCCAGCTCACTCCTCGCGCCTCCTGGGCCCAGTTGGGCCGGGCCCTCGCGCTCGACCCCGTGACAGTGGCGCGTCGTTGGCAGCGGCTGACCGAAGCCGGGCTGGCGTGGGTCACCTGTGTGGTCGGCCCCTCCCTGCACAGCGAGTTCTGCATGGCGTACATCGAAATCGAGTGTGTGCCCGACCGGTTGGACGACACGGCCACCGCGTTGAGTGCCGAGCCCCAGGTGCGCTACGTCCACCACCTCACAGGCTTGTACGGGCTGCTGGCCGTGGCGGCGTTGCGGACACCCGCGGAGGTGTCGGGCTACCTGCGCGGCTTGGTCGGGCGGCTGCCCGGTGTCCGGGCGTACCGGGCCGAGATGCGGACCGTGGGCTACAGCGAGCCGAGCCGGTGGCGGCTGCGCAGCCTTGAACGGACACAGCAACGCGCGCTGGAAGCGGACCGCGCACCGTCCGCGACGGTGGGCGGTGCTCGGGTGGACGCCGTGGACCGGGAGCTGTACCGCCTGCTGCACGAGGACGGCCGTATGTCCTACGCCGAGCTCACCGAACGCGCCGGGATCAGCGAGCCCACCGCGCGCCGCCGCGTGAAGCGCCTGCTGGCCCACCGGTTGCTCCGGCTGCGTTGTGAGATGGCACAGTCCCTGTCGGGCTGGCCGGACTCGGCCGTCCTGTGGGCGAGCGTGGCACCGCAGCACCTGGAGGCAACGGCGCGCTCGCTCACCGCCGTCCCTGACGTACGCCTGTGCTGTGCCCTCACCGGAGAGCGGAACCTCCTGCTGATGGTCTGGCTACGGTCGCTCGGAGATCTGCCGCGGCTGGAGGCGACGATCACTGAGCGCTCTCGTCACCTCACCATCGTGGATCGGGCCGCCTGCCTGCACACCGTGAAACAGATGGGCCGGCTACTCGACAGCGAGGGGCGCAGTATCGGGCATGTGCCACCCGATGTGGAGGTGTTCCCGAACATCTGA
- a CDS encoding diaminopimelate decarboxylase, with translation MRNARSDQDGGPGRQRRDRVVREAVRSGLVGPAQVVSGFVDADGVQESVRDLHRAFGDAPVLHTFAAKAASLVPVLRLLARSGMGCEVASPGELAQAVAAGFPPERIVLDSPAKTPAELAHALALGVAVNADNFAEVDRIGDLLAVHESSSVLGLRINPQVGAGAIDAMSTASPSSKFGVPLRDPGARQRVLDTFTERPWLTRLHVHVGSQGCSLDLIGEGVRATFELAEEINAAAGRQQVTSLDIGGGLPVNFDDDEIRPTYETYVRQLRAAVPGLLTGRYDLVTEFGRSLVAKNGFTAAVVEYTKDTGGRRIALTHAGAHIATRTVFMPDAWPLRIAVYDRDGRPKHAPERVQDVAGPCCFAGDLVARERTLPELAPGDIVVLLDTGGYYFSTPWSYNSLARPAVHGFTTHGPDLRFATVRREQTLAEILAESGVDQADALLFSFSEADSDAAHARLVPTGD, from the coding sequence GTGAGGAATGCCAGATCCGACCAGGACGGCGGCCCCGGCCGGCAGCGGCGCGACCGGGTCGTACGCGAGGCGGTGCGGTCCGGTCTGGTCGGCCCGGCCCAGGTGGTGTCAGGGTTCGTCGACGCGGACGGGGTCCAGGAGTCCGTGCGCGACCTGCACCGGGCCTTCGGCGACGCGCCGGTACTGCACACGTTCGCGGCCAAGGCCGCGTCACTGGTCCCCGTGCTGCGGCTGCTCGCCCGGTCCGGCATGGGGTGCGAGGTCGCCAGCCCCGGCGAGCTGGCCCAGGCCGTCGCTGCCGGCTTCCCGCCGGAACGCATCGTGCTGGACTCACCGGCGAAGACCCCCGCAGAACTGGCCCACGCGCTCGCCCTGGGAGTGGCGGTGAACGCCGACAACTTCGCCGAGGTGGACCGCATCGGTGACCTGCTCGCGGTGCACGAGAGCAGTTCGGTGCTCGGGCTGAGGATCAACCCGCAGGTCGGCGCCGGAGCCATCGACGCGATGAGCACCGCCTCGCCCAGTTCGAAGTTCGGCGTGCCACTGCGGGATCCCGGGGCACGGCAGCGCGTCCTCGACACGTTTACCGAGCGGCCCTGGCTGACCCGGCTGCACGTACACGTCGGTTCGCAGGGATGCTCCCTGGACCTGATCGGCGAAGGGGTGCGCGCCACGTTCGAACTCGCCGAGGAGATCAACGCGGCGGCGGGACGGCAGCAGGTGACCAGTCTGGACATCGGCGGCGGCCTGCCGGTCAACTTCGACGACGACGAGATCCGCCCGACGTACGAGACTTACGTCCGGCAGCTGCGCGCCGCGGTTCCCGGACTCCTCACCGGACGCTACGACCTGGTCACCGAGTTCGGCCGTTCTCTGGTCGCCAAGAACGGCTTCACGGCCGCGGTCGTGGAGTACACCAAGGACACCGGTGGCCGCCGTATCGCACTGACGCACGCGGGCGCGCACATCGCCACCCGCACCGTCTTCATGCCGGATGCGTGGCCGCTGCGGATCGCTGTGTACGACCGCGACGGCCGGCCCAAGCACGCTCCCGAGCGCGTTCAGGACGTCGCGGGCCCGTGCTGCTTCGCCGGCGACCTCGTCGCCCGCGAACGCACGCTGCCCGAGCTGGCACCCGGCGACATCGTGGTGCTGCTGGACACCGGCGGCTACTACTTCTCCACCCCCTGGTCGTACAACAGCCTCGCCCGGCCCGCCGTGCACGGCTTCACCACACACGGACCGGACCTGCGGTTCGCCACGGTCCGACGGGAGCAGACCCTCGCCGAGATCCTGGCCGAAAGCGGCGTCGACCAGGCGGACGCGCTCCTCTTCAGCTTCAGCGAGGCGGACAGCGACGCGGCCCACGCGCGGCTCGTACCGACAGGAGACTGA
- a CDS encoding Na+/H+ antiporter NhaC family protein: MTLTEEPATAVRRMPAVKAAAPYAIAVAGLIAALILGFVIHAPTIWGLLPIGMYAVLSLCGMNLLLATVVSLLAALLLVHRSLTDVGTLLGTSLGDTVTLIGLICLLGAGLGEVLRQTGAAGILVHGILRMARRESQLAIHIGVMMSCLVLTFALGTLAGALAIAAPIVVPVMARAGLTRSTTATVMFLGGCAGLALAPFAGSNIAILDASGLDYGTYVLVGAGPLAALSLALSLVIVPRVQRRSAAAGDDFYEDIDTGAGDEPSGARGVRATWAFAVGLGVSVGYATASKSGTAFPLLALPTMAALTAAAGGLSVKDTIDAFCRGAARMVETFLLFWMLAAFFLAVNELQPYDVLLDRFGPQLHGLAPLPFAIAVALLGWFGVPGATAAHVVLLNKVFGPLGTSIGLTPAAWAVTYLWGSKADTYGPYPNANMMAALGFAEGTRLRTLLTVGWTLLIPAAAMYALILALLL; this comes from the coding sequence GTGACACTGACCGAAGAGCCCGCGACGGCCGTCCGCCGTATGCCCGCGGTCAAAGCCGCCGCGCCCTACGCCATCGCCGTCGCGGGACTGATCGCCGCGCTGATACTCGGCTTCGTCATCCACGCGCCGACGATCTGGGGCCTGCTCCCAATCGGCATGTACGCGGTGCTCTCGCTGTGCGGCATGAACCTTCTGCTGGCCACCGTGGTCTCCCTGCTGGCCGCGCTCCTCCTCGTCCACCGTTCACTCACCGACGTCGGCACCCTCCTCGGCACCTCGCTCGGCGATACCGTCACCCTCATCGGGCTCATCTGCCTGCTCGGCGCCGGTCTGGGCGAGGTGCTGCGGCAGACCGGCGCGGCCGGCATCCTGGTCCACGGGATCCTGCGCATGGCCCGCCGGGAGAGCCAACTCGCCATCCACATCGGTGTGATGATGTCCTGCCTGGTCCTCACATTCGCCCTGGGCACCCTCGCCGGAGCGCTGGCCATCGCGGCCCCGATCGTCGTCCCCGTGATGGCCCGCGCGGGTCTCACCCGCTCCACGACCGCGACCGTCATGTTCCTCGGCGGCTGCGCGGGGCTGGCCCTCGCCCCCTTCGCCGGATCCAACATCGCCATCCTCGACGCCTCCGGCCTGGACTACGGCACGTACGTACTCGTCGGCGCGGGCCCGCTCGCCGCCCTGTCCCTGGCCCTCTCGCTCGTCATCGTCCCACGCGTCCAGCGCCGCTCCGCGGCCGCCGGCGACGACTTCTACGAGGACATCGACACGGGCGCGGGCGACGAGCCGTCCGGAGCCCGTGGTGTGCGCGCCACCTGGGCGTTCGCGGTGGGGCTCGGGGTCTCCGTCGGGTATGCCACCGCCAGTAAGTCCGGGACCGCGTTCCCGCTGCTGGCCCTGCCCACCATGGCCGCGCTCACCGCCGCCGCAGGTGGACTGTCCGTCAAGGACACCATCGACGCGTTCTGCCGGGGCGCGGCACGCATGGTCGAGACGTTCCTGCTGTTCTGGATGCTCGCCGCGTTCTTCCTGGCGGTCAACGAACTCCAGCCCTACGACGTTCTCCTGGACCGCTTCGGCCCCCAGCTGCACGGCCTGGCCCCGCTGCCCTTCGCGATCGCCGTGGCGCTCCTGGGCTGGTTCGGCGTCCCGGGGGCCACTGCCGCGCACGTGGTGTTGCTCAACAAGGTCTTCGGACCGCTCGGCACCAGCATCGGCCTCACGCCCGCCGCCTGGGCGGTGACCTACCTGTGGGGATCGAAGGCCGACACCTACGGCCCCTACCCCAACGCGAACATGATGGCCGCTCTCGGCTTCGCCGAAGGCACCCGGCTGAGGACGCTGCTCACGGTGGGCTGGACGCTCCTCATCCCGGCAGCGGCCATGTACGCCCTCATCCTCGCCCTGCTCCTCTGA